A genomic region of Pseudomonas sp. RSB 5.4 contains the following coding sequences:
- the ureC gene encoding urease subunit alpha — translation MKISRQAYADMFGPTVGDKVRLADTELWIEVEKDFTTYGEEVKFGGGKVIRDGQGQSQLLAAEVVDTLITNALIIDHWGIVKADVGLKDGRIAAIGKAGNPDVQPNVTIAIGASTEVIAGEGMILTAGGIDTHIHFICPQQIEEALMSGVTTMIGGGTGPATGTNATTCTSGPWHLARMLQAADAFPMNIGLTGKGNASLPEPLIEQVKAGAIGLKLHEDWGTTPASIDNCLSVADQYDVQVAIHTDTLNESGFVETTLGAFKGRTIHTYHTEGAGGGHAPDIIKACGFPNVLPSSTNPTRPFTRNTIDEHLDMLMVCHHLDPSIAEDVAFAESRIRRETIAAEDILHDLGAFSMISSDSQAMGRVGEVITRTWQTADKMKKQRGPLPQDGEGNDNFRAKRYIAKYTINPAITHGISHEVGSIEVGKWADLVLWRPAFFGVKPTLILKGGAIAASLMGDANASIPTPQPVHYRPMFASYGGSLHATSLTFISQAAQEAGLPEALGLKKKIGVVKGCRDVQKTDLIHNDYLPNIDVDPQTYQVKADGVLLWCEPAETLPMAQRYFLF, via the coding sequence ATGAAGATTTCCAGACAAGCCTACGCCGACATGTTCGGCCCCACCGTCGGCGACAAGGTGCGCCTGGCGGACACCGAGTTGTGGATCGAAGTCGAAAAAGATTTCACCACCTACGGCGAAGAAGTGAAATTCGGCGGCGGCAAAGTGATCCGCGACGGCCAAGGGCAGAGCCAGTTGCTCGCCGCCGAAGTGGTCGACACGCTGATCACCAACGCGCTGATCATCGACCACTGGGGCATCGTCAAAGCCGACGTCGGCCTCAAGGACGGGCGTATCGCCGCGATCGGCAAGGCCGGCAACCCTGACGTGCAACCGAACGTGACCATCGCCATCGGCGCCAGCACTGAAGTGATCGCCGGTGAAGGCATGATCCTCACCGCCGGCGGCATCGACACGCACATCCACTTCATCTGCCCGCAGCAGATCGAAGAAGCGCTGATGAGCGGCGTCACCACCATGATCGGCGGCGGCACGGGGCCGGCGACCGGCACCAACGCCACCACCTGCACCTCAGGCCCGTGGCACCTGGCGCGCATGCTCCAGGCCGCCGACGCGTTCCCGATGAACATCGGCCTCACCGGCAAGGGCAACGCCAGCCTGCCGGAGCCGCTGATCGAGCAGGTCAAGGCCGGCGCTATCGGTCTCAAGCTGCACGAAGACTGGGGCACCACCCCGGCGAGCATCGACAACTGCCTGAGCGTCGCCGACCAGTACGACGTACAGGTGGCGATCCACACCGACACCCTCAACGAATCGGGTTTCGTCGAAACCACCCTCGGCGCGTTCAAGGGGCGCACCATTCACACCTACCACACCGAAGGTGCCGGCGGCGGCCACGCGCCGGACATCATCAAGGCCTGCGGTTTCCCTAACGTGCTGCCGAGCTCGACCAACCCGACCCGGCCGTTCACCCGCAACACCATCGACGAACACCTCGACATGCTGATGGTCTGCCACCACCTCGACCCGAGCATCGCCGAAGACGTAGCGTTCGCCGAAAGCCGCATCCGCCGTGAAACCATCGCCGCCGAAGACATCCTCCACGACCTCGGCGCGTTCTCGATGATCAGCTCCGACAGCCAGGCCATGGGCCGCGTCGGCGAAGTCATCACGCGCACCTGGCAGACCGCCGACAAGATGAAAAAGCAGCGCGGCCCGCTGCCCCAGGACGGCGAAGGCAACGACAACTTCCGCGCCAAGCGCTACATCGCCAAATACACGATCAACCCGGCGATCACCCACGGCATCAGCCATGAAGTGGGTTCGATCGAAGTCGGCAAATGGGCCGACCTGGTGCTCTGGCGTCCGGCGTTCTTCGGTGTGAAACCGACGCTGATCCTCAAGGGCGGCGCCATCGCCGCCAGTTTGATGGGCGACGCCAACGCGTCGATTCCAACCCCGCAACCGGTGCACTACCGCCCGATGTTCGCCAGCTACGGCGGCTCGCTGCACGCTACCAGCCTGACTTTCATCAGCCAGGCCGCGCAGGAGGCCGGGTTGCCCGAGGCATTGGGCCTGAAGAAGAAAATAGGCGTGGTCAAAGGCTGTCGCGACGTGCAGAAAACCGACCTGATCCACAACGATTACTTGCCGAACATCGACGTCGACCCGCAGACCTATCAGGTCAAGGCCGACGGCGTGCTGCTCTGGTGTGAACCGGCGGAAACCCTGCCGATGGCCCAGCGTTACTTCCTGTTCTGA
- a CDS encoding urease subunit beta has translation MIPGQYQIQPGDIELNVGRRTLSLKVANSGDRPIQVGSHYHFFETNDALTFDRAASRGMRLNIPAGTAVRFEPGQSREVELVEYAGHRRVFGFAGRVMGDL, from the coding sequence ATGATTCCCGGCCAGTACCAGATCCAGCCCGGCGACATCGAACTGAATGTCGGCCGCCGCACCCTCAGCCTGAAAGTCGCCAACAGCGGCGACCGGCCGATCCAGGTCGGCTCGCACTATCACTTTTTCGAAACCAACGACGCGCTGACCTTCGACCGCGCCGCCAGCCGTGGCATGCGCCTGAATATTCCGGCCGGCACGGCGGTGCGCTTCGAGCCGGGGCAGAGCCGCGAGGTCGAGCTGGTGGAGTACGCCGGGCATCGCCGGGTGTTCGGCTTTGCCGGGCGGGTCATGGGTGATCTCTAA
- a CDS encoding GNAT family N-acetyltransferase has translation MNAAQLRRVNAESFAHYRQGLIDLLLDAVGYGASVGFMADLDAAQARAYFDEVQQQVNKGSVLLWVVVKDEEVQASVQLGLCQKANGLNRAEVQKLLVREQARRRGLGQQLMNALELEAAKHKRGMLYLDTEAGSPAEDFYKALGYTRAGEIPDYACDPHGTYRPTALYYKILQGARP, from the coding sequence ATGAACGCCGCCCAATTGCGACGCGTCAATGCGGAAAGTTTTGCGCACTATCGTCAGGGCCTGATTGATCTGCTGCTCGACGCCGTGGGTTATGGCGCCAGCGTCGGTTTCATGGCCGACCTCGATGCCGCGCAGGCCCGCGCCTATTTCGATGAAGTGCAGCAACAAGTGAACAAGGGCAGCGTGTTGCTCTGGGTGGTGGTCAAGGATGAAGAGGTGCAGGCCAGCGTGCAGTTGGGCCTGTGCCAGAAGGCCAACGGCCTTAATCGCGCCGAAGTGCAGAAACTGCTGGTGCGCGAACAGGCGCGGCGTCGTGGCCTCGGCCAGCAATTGATGAATGCGCTGGAACTTGAAGCGGCCAAGCACAAGCGCGGCATGCTTTACCTCGACACCGAGGCCGGCTCCCCCGCCGAAGATTTCTACAAGGCCCTGGGTTACACCCGAGCCGGTGAAATTCCCGATTACGCCTGCGATCCGCATGGCACGTATCGACCGACCGCCCTCTACTACAAGATTCTGCAAGGAGCCCGGCCATGA
- a CDS encoding sensor histidine kinase, which yields MRLSEFIVANIDPIVDEWEQFAATITPAADYLDSTALRDHASEILRAAARDMNKPQSPAEQAAKAKGEGPEKTPSLDEAGASHGELRHTVGFDLVQMTSEFRHLRACVIRLWVNSLESPDIAYFQDMIRFNEAIDEALAESTAAYAEQVNRSRDIFLAILGHDLRAPLQAVSMSTELLLRKSSLEGDALACAQHIKRGARHMATMVSDLLELVRSRLGRSLPIEPAPMDLAVAARAAIAEACAGNPLSDPKLTVHGDTSGVWDAGRIDQLLQNLIGNALQHGTSQRDVTLNLRGEGDNVCLSVHNYGTPISEEAIGTIFDPLVRSADEELGQPSTSLGLGLFIVKEVVTAHGGTIEVSSSAADGTLFSVVLPRKV from the coding sequence ATGCGTCTTTCCGAGTTCATCGTGGCCAATATCGACCCTATCGTCGATGAGTGGGAACAGTTCGCCGCGACCATCACGCCGGCCGCCGACTATCTGGATTCCACTGCGCTGCGCGATCACGCCAGCGAGATTCTGCGGGCCGCCGCCCGCGACATGAACAAGCCGCAAAGCCCCGCCGAACAGGCGGCCAAAGCCAAGGGCGAAGGCCCGGAAAAGACCCCGAGCCTGGACGAGGCCGGCGCCAGCCATGGCGAACTGCGCCACACCGTCGGTTTTGACCTGGTGCAGATGACCAGCGAATTCCGCCATTTGCGCGCCTGCGTGATTCGCCTGTGGGTCAACAGCCTCGAATCGCCGGACATCGCCTATTTCCAGGACATGATCCGCTTCAACGAAGCCATCGACGAAGCCCTCGCCGAATCCACTGCGGCCTACGCCGAGCAGGTCAACCGCTCGCGGGACATTTTCCTCGCCATCCTCGGCCATGACCTGCGCGCGCCGCTGCAAGCGGTGAGCATGTCCACCGAACTGCTGCTGCGCAAATCCAGCCTTGAGGGCGATGCCCTGGCCTGCGCCCAGCACATCAAGCGTGGCGCGCGGCACATGGCGACGATGGTCAGCGATCTGCTGGAACTGGTGCGCAGTCGGCTGGGCCGTAGCCTGCCGATCGAGCCGGCACCGATGGATCTGGCCGTTGCAGCGCGAGCGGCGATTGCCGAAGCCTGCGCCGGTAATCCGCTATCCGATCCCAAGCTCACGGTGCACGGCGACACCAGCGGGGTGTGGGACGCCGGGCGAATCGACCAGTTACTGCAAAACCTGATCGGCAACGCCTTGCAGCACGGCACCAGCCAGCGCGACGTGACCCTCAACCTGCGTGGCGAGGGCGACAACGTGTGCCTGTCGGTGCACAACTACGGCACGCCAATTTCCGAGGAGGCCATTGGCACGATTTTCGACCCGCTGGTGCGCAGCGCCGACGAAGAACTCGGACAGCCGTCGACCAGCCTCGGGTTGGGCTTGTTTATCGTCAAGGAAGTGGTGACCGCCCATGGCGGGACGATCGAAGTCAGCTCGAGCGCGGCTGACGGGACGTTGTTCAGTGTGGTGTTGCCGAGAAAGGTTTAA
- a CDS encoding N-acetyltransferase family protein, with the protein MTYSIRDALHADLPAIRDIYNDAVLNTTAIWNESAVDLGNRQAWFSARQAQAYPILVIVDADNSVLGYASFGDWRPFDGFRHTVEHSVYVRSDQRGNGLGPQLMSVLIERAKACDKHVMVAAIESGNTASIRLHERAGFSITGQMPQVGTKFGRWLDLTFMQLTLNPGAEPPAANKE; encoded by the coding sequence ATGACTTACTCCATTCGCGATGCCCTGCATGCCGACTTGCCGGCGATCCGCGACATCTACAACGATGCGGTGCTCAACACCACGGCGATCTGGAATGAATCGGCGGTCGATCTCGGCAACCGCCAGGCGTGGTTCAGTGCCCGTCAGGCCCAGGCCTACCCGATTCTGGTGATCGTCGACGCCGACAACAGCGTGCTCGGCTACGCTTCATTCGGTGACTGGCGGCCGTTCGACGGTTTTCGCCATACCGTCGAGCACTCGGTTTACGTGCGCAGCGACCAACGCGGCAATGGTCTTGGCCCGCAACTGATGAGCGTGCTGATCGAGCGGGCCAAAGCCTGCGACAAGCATGTGATGGTCGCCGCCATCGAAAGCGGCAACACCGCTTCCATTCGTCTGCATGAACGCGCCGGTTTCAGCATCACCGGGCAGATGCCGCAAGTCGGCACCAAGTTCGGCCGCTGGCTCGACCTGACCTTCATGCAACTGACCCTCAATCCTGGCGCGGAGCCGCCTGCAGCCAACAAGGAGTGA
- the ureA gene encoding urease subunit gamma, translating into MDLTPREKDKLLIFTAGLVAERRLARGVKLNYPEAMAYISAALLEGARDGQTVAELMHYGTTLLSREQVMEGIPEMIPEIQVEATFPDGTKLVTVHQPIV; encoded by the coding sequence ATGGACCTGACCCCACGCGAAAAAGACAAGCTGTTGATCTTCACCGCCGGCCTCGTCGCCGAGCGCCGACTGGCCCGTGGCGTGAAGCTCAACTACCCGGAAGCCATGGCCTACATCTCCGCCGCCCTGCTTGAAGGCGCCCGTGACGGTCAGACCGTGGCTGAGCTGATGCACTACGGCACCACCCTGCTGAGCCGCGAGCAGGTGATGGAAGGCATCCCGGAAATGATTCCGGAGATTCAGGTCGAAGCGACGTTCCCAGACGGCACCAAACTGGTCACCGTCCACCAACCGATCGTCTGA
- the urtB gene encoding urea ABC transporter permease subunit UrtB: protein MPTTLYRFILAIALLLPMTAFAGDAEDFVAANPVQQAKLLEAWAAQPEPARVELINALQQGELTLDGQTKTLRLNNRLRGLIDTALASHQLLAADAKIRLTAAQQLQKSAKPAQLKFLDQQLAGEKDESVHAALSLALANLQLVDSDPAVRLAAVRLLGETGDPLARTRLEGLLEPGVENDAGVRTAAETSLAQVKHKLLVGEILGEAFSGMSLGSILLLAALGLAITFGLLGVINMAHGEMLMLGAYSTYVVQLMFQRYAPQAIEFYPLIALPVAFFVTAAIGMALERTVIRHLYGRPLETLLATWGISLMLIQLVRLLFGAQNVEVANPAWLSGGIQVLPNLVLPYNRIVIIAFALFVVVLTWLLLNKTRLGLNVRAVTQNRNMAACCGVPTGRVDMLAFGLGSGIAGLGGVALSQIGNVGPDLGQSYIIDSFLVVVLGGVGQLAGSVLAAFGLGIANKILEPQIGAVLGKILILALIILFIQKRPQGLFALKGRVID, encoded by the coding sequence ATGCCGACTACCCTTTACCGCTTCATCCTCGCCATCGCACTGCTGTTGCCGATGACTGCCTTTGCCGGCGACGCCGAAGACTTCGTCGCCGCCAATCCCGTGCAGCAAGCCAAACTGCTCGAAGCCTGGGCCGCGCAGCCCGAGCCGGCGCGTGTCGAGCTGATCAACGCCCTGCAACAAGGCGAATTGACCCTCGACGGCCAAACCAAAACCCTGCGCTTGAACAACCGCCTGCGGGGTCTGATCGACACCGCTTTGGCCAGCCACCAATTGCTCGCCGCCGACGCCAAAATCCGTCTGACTGCTGCGCAGCAATTGCAGAAAAGCGCGAAACCCGCGCAGCTGAAATTCCTCGACCAGCAACTGGCTGGCGAAAAAGATGAAAGCGTCCACGCCGCCCTGAGCCTGGCCCTGGCCAACCTGCAATTGGTGGACAGCGACCCGGCAGTGCGTCTGGCCGCCGTGCGCCTGCTCGGTGAAACCGGCGATCCCCTGGCCCGCACCCGCCTCGAAGGCCTGCTCGAACCCGGCGTCGAAAACGATGCCGGCGTGCGCACCGCCGCCGAAACCAGTCTGGCGCAGGTGAAACACAAACTGCTGGTCGGCGAAATCCTCGGTGAAGCCTTCAGTGGCATGTCCCTCGGTTCGATTCTGCTGCTCGCGGCACTCGGTCTGGCGATCACCTTCGGCCTGCTCGGGGTGATCAACATGGCCCACGGCGAGATGCTGATGCTCGGCGCCTACTCGACCTACGTGGTGCAACTGATGTTCCAGCGTTACGCCCCGCAAGCCATCGAGTTCTACCCGCTGATCGCGCTGCCGGTGGCGTTCTTCGTCACGGCGGCGATCGGCATGGCGCTGGAACGCACGGTGATTCGTCACCTCTACGGCCGGCCGCTGGAAACCCTGCTCGCCACCTGGGGCATCAGCCTGATGCTGATTCAGTTGGTACGCCTGCTGTTCGGGGCGCAGAACGTCGAGGTGGCGAACCCGGCGTGGCTGTCCGGCGGCATTCAGGTGCTGCCGAATCTGGTGCTGCCGTACAACCGCATCGTGATCATCGCCTTCGCTTTGTTCGTGGTGGTGCTGACCTGGCTGCTGCTGAACAAGACCCGCCTCGGCCTCAACGTGCGAGCGGTCACGCAGAACCGCAACATGGCCGCCTGCTGCGGCGTGCCCACCGGGCGCGTCGACATGCTCGCCTTCGGCCTCGGCTCGGGCATCGCCGGCCTCGGTGGCGTGGCGCTGAGCCAGATCGGCAACGTCGGCCCGGACCTGGGCCAGAGCTACATCATCGACTCGTTCCTGGTGGTGGTGCTCGGGGGTGTCGGTCAACTCGCCGGCAGCGTGCTCGCCGCCTTCGGCCTCGGCATCGCCAACAAAATTCTCGAACCGCAGATCGGTGCGGTACTGGGCAAGATCCTGATCCTCGCGCTGATCATTCTGTTCATCCAGAAACGTCCGCAAGGCCTCTTCGCACTGAAAGGACGGGTGATCGACTGA
- a CDS encoding urease accessory protein UreD: MNLPLPTALFTPSWHAELELAYARFGDCTRPVQRRHLGPLRVQKHLYAEGPEVCQHIIVHPPGGIAGGDRLNISARVEPDAWAQITSPGAAKWYRAAGPAYQQLDLKIAAGATLEWLPQETIVYSAAQAELSTSIELEGDARLFYWDVVALGRPASGERFDLGHFQAHLDIRRDGRLLWHERQRITGNDGLLDSPIGLDGHPVFATLLVTGEIDAELLERCRSLGHAVSGDLTQLPGLLVARCLASEALLARAWLIDLWRLLRPVLLGREAQPPRIWNT, translated from the coding sequence ATGAACTTACCGCTTCCCACTGCCCTGTTTACCCCGAGCTGGCATGCCGAGCTGGAGCTGGCCTACGCCCGCTTCGGCGACTGCACGCGCCCGGTTCAGCGCCGGCACCTCGGCCCGTTGCGCGTACAAAAGCACCTGTACGCCGAAGGCCCCGAGGTCTGCCAGCACATCATCGTCCACCCGCCGGGCGGGATCGCCGGGGGTGACCGGCTGAACATCAGCGCCCGCGTCGAACCAGATGCCTGGGCGCAGATCACCAGCCCCGGCGCCGCCAAGTGGTATCGCGCAGCGGGGCCGGCGTATCAGCAGCTCGACCTGAAAATCGCGGCCGGTGCGACGCTGGAATGGCTGCCACAGGAAACCATCGTCTACAGCGCCGCCCAGGCTGAACTCAGCACCTCGATCGAGCTGGAGGGCGATGCGCGGCTGTTTTACTGGGACGTGGTGGCGCTGGGCCGACCGGCCAGTGGCGAGCGCTTCGACCTCGGACACTTTCAAGCGCATCTGGATATCCGCCGCGACGGGCGATTGCTCTGGCACGAGCGTCAACGCATCACCGGCAATGACGGCTTGCTCGATTCGCCGATCGGCCTGGATGGCCATCCGGTGTTTGCGACGCTGCTGGTGACCGGTGAAATTGATGCCGAATTACTGGAGCGCTGTCGCTCACTGGGGCATGCAGTGAGCGGGGATCTGACCCAGTTGCCCGGCCTGTTGGTGGCTCGGTGTCTGGCGTCAGAAGCACTGCTCGCCCGTGCCTGGCTCATCGATTTATGGCGTTTGTTACGCCCGGTTCTGCTGGGCCGTGAAGCCCAGCCCCCGCGAATCTGGAACACCTGA
- the urtE gene encoding urea ABC transporter ATP-binding subunit UrtE, whose amino-acid sequence MLQVDKLHQYYGGSHILRGLSFDVNVGEVTCLLGRNGVGKTTLLKCLMGLLPAKEGVVNWEGKAVTTLKPHQRVHAGIAYVPQGREIFGRLTVEENLLMGLSRFPGSEAKEVPSFIYELFPVLLQMKQRRGGDLSGGQQQQLAIGRALASRPRLLILDEPTEGIQPSVIKEIGAVIKKLAARGDMAILLVEQFYDFAAELADQYLVMSRGEIVQQGRGENMEAEGVRGLVTI is encoded by the coding sequence ATGCTGCAAGTCGACAAGCTGCACCAGTACTACGGCGGTAGCCACATCCTGCGCGGCCTGAGCTTTGACGTGAACGTCGGCGAAGTCACCTGCCTGCTCGGGCGCAACGGCGTGGGTAAGACCACCCTGCTCAAATGCCTGATGGGCCTGTTGCCGGCCAAGGAAGGCGTGGTGAACTGGGAAGGCAAAGCGGTCACCACGCTCAAGCCGCACCAGCGGGTACACGCCGGAATCGCCTATGTGCCACAGGGCCGGGAAATCTTCGGCCGGCTCACCGTGGAGGAAAATCTGCTGATGGGCCTGTCACGGTTTCCCGGCAGTGAAGCGAAAGAAGTACCAAGTTTCATCTACGAATTGTTCCCGGTGCTGCTACAAATGAAGCAGCGCCGCGGCGGTGACCTGTCCGGCGGTCAGCAACAACAGCTGGCTATCGGTCGCGCCCTGGCCAGTCGTCCGCGTTTGCTGATCCTCGACGAGCCCACCGAAGGCATCCAGCCCTCGGTGATCAAGGAGATCGGCGCGGTGATCAAGAAGCTCGCGGCGCGGGGCGACATGGCGATTTTGCTGGTGGAACAGTTCTACGACTTCGCCGCCGAGCTGGCCGATCAATACCTGGTGATGTCCCGGGGCGAGATCGTGCAACAGGGCCGCGGCGAAAATATGGAGGCCGAGGGTGTACGAGGTCTGGTAACAATTTAA
- the urtC gene encoding urea ABC transporter permease subunit UrtC, with protein sequence MNQPLLVTATQKAGPKVTLAIGAVILALLIALPLLSLLAPDSALHVSAYTLTLVGKILCYAIVALALDLVWGYAGLLSLGHGLFFALGGYAMGMYLMRQAAGDGLPAFMTFLSWTELPWYWSGTSSFIWSMCLVVLAPGLLALVFGFFAFRSRIKGVYFSIMTQALTFAGMLLFFRNETGFGGNNGFTNFRTILGFGITEPGTRAVLFLATVLLLVASLFIGWRLAQSKFGRVLTALRDAENRLMFCGYDPRGFKLFVWVLSAVLCGLAGALYVPQVGIINPSEMSPTNSIEAAVWVALGGRGTLIGPLLGAGVVNGMKSWFTVAFPEYWLFFLGALFIVVTLYLPKGVIGLLKKRGEQ encoded by the coding sequence ATGAACCAGCCTCTACTTGTCACGGCCACGCAAAAAGCCGGGCCGAAAGTCACCCTTGCCATCGGCGCGGTGATCCTCGCGCTGCTGATCGCCCTGCCGCTGCTCTCGCTGCTGGCGCCGGACAGTGCGCTGCATGTGTCGGCGTATACGCTGACGCTGGTCGGCAAAATCCTCTGCTACGCCATCGTCGCCCTGGCGCTGGATCTGGTCTGGGGTTACGCCGGGCTGCTGTCGCTGGGCCACGGTCTGTTCTTCGCACTCGGTGGTTATGCGATGGGCATGTACCTGATGCGTCAGGCGGCCGGTGATGGTTTGCCGGCGTTCATGACCTTTCTGTCGTGGACCGAATTGCCGTGGTACTGGAGCGGCACCAGCAGTTTTATCTGGTCGATGTGTCTGGTGGTGCTGGCACCGGGTCTGCTGGCGCTGGTGTTCGGCTTCTTCGCCTTCCGCTCGCGGATCAAGGGCGTGTATTTCTCGATCATGACCCAGGCCCTGACCTTCGCCGGGATGCTCCTGTTTTTCCGCAACGAGACCGGCTTCGGCGGCAACAACGGCTTCACCAATTTCCGCACGATTCTCGGTTTCGGCATCACTGAGCCGGGCACCCGCGCGGTGCTGTTTCTGGCCACCGTGCTGCTGCTGGTGGCGAGTCTGTTCATCGGCTGGCGTCTGGCACAGAGCAAGTTCGGCCGGGTGCTGACGGCGCTGCGCGATGCGGAAAACCGCCTGATGTTCTGCGGCTACGACCCGCGCGGCTTCAAGCTGTTCGTCTGGGTCTTGAGCGCGGTGTTGTGTGGTCTCGCCGGGGCGTTGTATGTGCCGCAAGTAGGCATCATCAACCCGAGCGAAATGTCGCCGACCAACTCGATCGAAGCAGCAGTGTGGGTCGCCCTCGGCGGTCGCGGCACGCTGATCGGGCCGTTGCTCGGTGCCGGTGTGGTCAACGGCATGAAGAGCTGGTTCACCGTGGCTTTCCCCGAATACTGGCTGTTCTTCCTCGGTGCGCTGTTCATTGTCGTGACGTTGTATTTGCCCAAAGGCGTGATCGGCCTGCTGAAGAAACGAGGTGAACAATGA
- the urtD gene encoding urea ABC transporter ATP-binding protein UrtD: MLEPAFFPVEPNKDEGTSRDSIGLGQRVGPGLDTRHGTILTLEDISVSFDGFRALNNLNLYIGVGELRCIIGPNGAGKTTLMDVITGKTRPSRGKAWFGETMDLTQMSEVQIAQAGIGRKFQKPTVFEALSVFENLELAQKTDKSVWASLRARLSGEQKDRISEVLETIRLTASVNRPAGLLSHGQKQFLEIGMLLMQDPQLLLLDEPVAGMTDAETEFTAELFKSLAGKHSLMVVEHDMGFVGSIADHVTVLHQGSVLAEGSLEQVQDNERVIEVYLGR; this comes from the coding sequence ATGCTCGAACCGGCGTTTTTCCCCGTGGAACCGAACAAGGACGAGGGCACCAGCCGCGACTCGATCGGCCTCGGCCAGCGCGTCGGGCCGGGCCTCGACACCCGGCACGGCACGATCCTGACCCTGGAAGACATCAGCGTCAGCTTCGACGGCTTCCGCGCCTTGAACAATCTGAACCTGTACATCGGCGTCGGCGAACTGCGCTGCATCATCGGCCCCAACGGCGCGGGCAAGACCACGCTGATGGACGTGATCACCGGCAAGACCCGCCCCAGTCGCGGCAAGGCCTGGTTCGGTGAAACCATGGATCTGACGCAGATGAGCGAAGTGCAGATCGCCCAGGCCGGGATCGGGCGCAAGTTCCAGAAACCGACGGTGTTCGAAGCCCTCAGCGTGTTCGAGAACCTGGAGCTGGCGCAGAAAACCGACAAGTCGGTCTGGGCCAGTTTGCGCGCGCGTCTGAGCGGTGAGCAGAAGGATCGCATCAGCGAAGTGCTGGAAACCATTCGCCTGACGGCCTCGGTCAATCGCCCTGCCGGACTGCTGTCCCACGGTCAGAAGCAGTTTCTGGAGATCGGCATGTTGCTGATGCAGGACCCGCAACTGCTGCTGCTCGACGAGCCGGTGGCGGGCATGACCGACGCCGAAACCGAATTCACCGCCGAGCTGTTCAAGTCGCTGGCAGGCAAGCATTCGCTGATGGTGGTGGAGCACGACATGGGTTTTGTCGGCTCGATTGCCGACCATGTGACGGTGCTGCATCAGGGCAGCGTGCTGGCGGAAGGATCGCTGGAGCAGGTGCAGGACAACGAGCGGGTGATCGAGGTCTATCTCGGCCGCTGA